The following DNA comes from Candidatus Neomarinimicrobiota bacterium.
AAAGCAGAAAATATCCAGGATGCAGACAGCTTTATTGCTGTGACAGAAAGTGAACAAACCAATTTGTTATCAGGAATGCTGGCGCATCATTTAGGCGTTAAGCAAACTGTTATTCATGTGAGCACAACCGAATATATGCCCATCGTTCAAGAAATTGGTGTTGGATCAGTTTTAAGTAAAAATATGTCCACAGTAAATTCAATATTGCGTTTTATTTCCAGTGATCAAACAGAAACGTCCGTCACTACATTTGACGAAATTGATGTAGATGTAATTGAATTCAGTCCTGATGCAGGTAGTAAAGTAACAAAAGCGCCCCTGTCGGATTTGAGATTTCCCGAAGATAGTATTGTGGGTATGATTAATCATCATGGCCATTTATCTATTGCAAGAGGATCCAGCCA
Coding sequences within:
- a CDS encoding Trk system potassium transporter TrkA → NSIVILGGSKIGRSVAKELENEMSVRLIDNKRDKAEWLASTLKESMVLFGDGTDVELLKAENIQDADSFIAVTESEQTNLLSGMLAHHLGVKQTVIHVSTTEYMPIVQEIGVGSVLSKNMSTVNSILRFISSDQTETSVTTFDEIDVDVIEFSPDAGSKVTKAPLSDLRFPEDSIVGMINHHGHLSIARGSSQLSEEDTVLVFAKSKAVPKLRKLFEV